The Streptomyces kanamyceticus DNA segment GGGCGACCACGGGACGGGCAGCGGGACGGTCAGAGCGGACCGTCTCGTTCCGGGGAGGGGATTCATACCGTCGTGTGAGTGTCCCCCAAATGGCGCATCCTGCGCGGCGCACGGCCGTTCTTCAGTGCGTGCCGCGGCGGCTGGTCGTGGCAGTCGCTAGGAGGATCCTGAAGTGAAGAACCTGAAGAAGGCCGCGGCCGTCACGCTCGTAGCGGGTGGCCTCGTCGCCGCCGGTGCCGGTATGGCGTCCGCCACGAGCGGCGGTGCCCACGCGAACGGCGAGGCCGTGAAGTCGCCGGGCGTCGGCTCGGGCAACCTGGTTCAGGCCCCGGTGCACGTCCCCGTGAACGCGGTCGGCAACACCGTGTCCGTCATCGGCGCCCTCAACCCGGCCTTCGCGAACGACGGCGTCAACAGCTGACGCACGTCCCAGCGGTGACCACCGGCCCCCCGGAGCACGTTCCCGGGGGGCCGGTCCGGCGTTGTGGAGGGTTGCTCTCGCAAGGGCCGCCTAACGCGTCAGGCGCCCTCAAGTT contains these protein-coding regions:
- a CDS encoding chaplin gives rise to the protein MKNLKKAAAVTLVAGGLVAAGAGMASATSGGAHANGEAVKSPGVGSGNLVQAPVHVPVNAVGNTVSVIGALNPAFANDGVNS